Within the Microcebus murinus isolate Inina chromosome 16, M.murinus_Inina_mat1.0, whole genome shotgun sequence genome, the region GGCCAGTGGCGGAAACCAAAACCGAGCAGGAGCTGGCCCCGCCTTCCACCCTTCTACTTCCCCTTCTCCCTGGGGCCAGCGGGGACAGCCCTGGGTCAGTCCGAGAGGAGGCGTCCTGAATGGATGTGCACGCACCTCGGAGCAGGCTCAGCCCCACGTCCTGTGGCCCAGGACAAAGTGAAACGGCCTTGCCAGGGTCCAGCGTGGGGTTCACAGGGGAcatgagggtggggtgggggcagaagcTGTGGGGGGAGGCAGAAGTGGAGAGGTCAGAGGTCACAGGCACCTCACAGGATGGTTAAGGGGATGGAGCAATGCTCCAGGAGTGGCTCCAGCAACTCCAGCACCTGCCAGAGCCCACCCTGGCCCCAGTCACCCTGGGGGCAGAGCCAgacccctgcccacctccaggCTCGTGACCCTAGCCTCCCAGGCCTGCCTCCATGCACATCAGCGCAGGAAGCACTGCTGCGctgcaggtgctggggacaggctggcCCTCCCCTCCCGGGATCCACGACTTGTGCACCCGGCTGCAGCCCTGGCAGCCGGCAGCACAATCGGGCAACGGCAGTAACCTCTGGCAACAAAGTAACCCCTGGCAGCGACAAGTGCCTGCTGGCAACAAAAGTAACCGGTACTGACTGCAGGTGGGCCATGGGGGACTCACCCAAAGGAAGCCCCGGACCACCAGCCAGGATGACGGGTGGGCGCTGCACCCCGTGGGGGTAGGGCCAACCTCATGgggggggcctggggaggggggatcaggagtgggggcggggggatcGGGAGTGGGGGCGCGGGGGATTGGGAGTGGGGGCCCGGGGGATCCAGAGTGAGTGCGGGGGGGATCGGGAGTGGAGGCGCGGGGGATCGGGAGTGGGCGTGGGGGGATCCGGAGTGGGGGCGCGCGGGAGGATCCGGAGTGGGCGCGCGGGGGGATCGGGAGTGGGGGTGCGTGGGGGGATCCGGAGTGGGGGCGCGGGGGGATCGGGAGTGGGGGCGCGCGGGGGAATCCGGAGTGGGGCGCGGGGGGATCGGGAGTGGGGGCGCGGGGGGGATCCGGAGTGGGAGTGCGTGGGGGGATCCGGAGTGGGGGCGCGGGGAGATCGGGAGTGGGGGCGCGGGGGGGATCCGGAGTGGGAGTGCGTGGGGGGATCCGGAGTGGGGGCGCGGGGGGATCGGGAGTGGGGGCGCGGGGGCGCTGCAGGGACCGCCACGGCGCTGGCCAAGCAGCGGTGTCGGCAGCGGGAGCGCTGGGGTCCACCTAGACCGCAGTCACCGCGGCTGGAGATGGGCGGACGAGGGGAGGTCGGAGTGTGCCGCGCCACCGCGGAGGAACGTCACCCACGCGCGGACACGTGGGACGGGGCTCGGGTCCCGGGACGCGGCTCTGACGTCAGCCCCGCACGGACCGTCCCGGGACGCGGCTCTGACGTCCGCGAGCACGCGCGGCCCGCCGGCCCGCATTCCCCGCACCCTGGGACGAGGGCTCAGGGGCGGCCCGGGGCTGCAGGCCGCCGGCGAGAGCGCTCCCCCacccggccccggcccggcccgcacCTGGAGCACGCCGGGCCGCGCCTGCCCCGCGCCCTCGTCCTCGTCCCCCGCGTCCGCGGCCCCCGCGCTGGCGGCCTCGCCGTCCGCGTCCGCGTCGCCGTCCTCCTCCCAGGTGGAGTCGCAGTCGGGGTCGTCCATGCTCCGCGGCGCCGCGCTCCCGGCGGAAGCGAAAGCGAAAGCGGAagaggcgcggggcggggcgggagtggctccaggccccgcccgccccgcccgccggggGCCCCTCGGGTCCGCACCGCGATGCCCGCCCGAGGGTGCCCGCGGGAGGGTGTCCGCCGGGCCCCCCAGAACGCCCGCCCTCCAGGGTCCCCCAGGCTTCGTCCGCGGGAGGGTGCCCCTAGGAGACCCCTCCGGAAGCTGCTCCCAGACGGCGCccccagagtgtctctgcagatgACTCCCAGGGTTCCTCTGAAGGGTGTCTCCCAGGGGGGTGCTGCCCCTCGAGAACCCCCCTTCCAGGAATATTTCTTCCCCTCAGGGACGTCTCCCCTAGAGAAGAGCCTCCCCATCAGCAGGTGTCCCCGCCCGGGTGCCCTCAGCGAGCAGGCAGGCGGTCCCATCTTCCCCGGCTGCAGGCTGGGGCTCCCTCTGCGCACAAGGCACTTGGCCTTCTCCAAGCCAGGGGCATGCCAACTTTGGGTGTTCCACCAGTCAAAAGGTGACAAGTTCTGCACTCAAGGGAGAGGACCAGCCCAAGGCTTGAAAACCAGGAGCAGAAATTACTGGGGTCACATTAGGGACTTGCCAGCACTGCCCGACGCTGCTTAAGCGCCTCCTTGGGGGCCTCTCTGGGGGCTGGCCTGGCCGCCTCCTGCACGCACCCTGGCAGGCCCCGGGCCCCGGCACACCCCAGCAGGCTCATGGCTTCCCAGCAGTCTAGCTTCTCTCCGTCCTGCGCTAGCAGTGGCCGTGGGGTCCCCTCATTCCCTGCTCTTCTTTCAGATGCAGGTCGGTTGCCGGTCTGACATCACACGTGGGGCTGCATTCCACAAAGCCCCGGAATAACAGGTACCACACCGAGGCCGGGGGAGGGCAGGCACAGTGTTCCACGTGGCTCCAGGCCACCCGCCTGCACGCATGTGAGTTTGGCCTGGCAGGGCACAAACAGGGCCCCTGCGGGCGAGGAGCCTGGGGGACGCCCTGGCGTCTGAGACCTGTGTCCACTGCCGCTGCTGGTGGGGGGCGTGTGGGCAGCACGGGATGCCGGGGTGGGGGTGCTCATCTGCTGCTGGGCTTGCCCTGGGCCTCCTGTCTCTCCTAGAAATGcagcaaaatgttaacataatTGAAATGAGGCAGATTCAATAACTAGGCTTTTCCAGCACATTCTGAGGCCACTGAAGATGCTTTCCCGGATGAGGGTTTAGAACAGTGAGTGGTGGAGAGCAGGCCCCTCCTGGCTGCCCCATGCCACCAGAGGTGGCCTTACTCGCTCCATTCCACCTGCTAGTTCTGCGTTCTTCAAGGGCCAGGCTTCCCTTGGCCACGACTCCAGGGCGGGCTGGCACCAAGCACTGGGTGGGGCTGACCTCTCAGGAGAGAGCACAGAGGTGGGAGGGACACTCAGCCAAGGAGAGGGGAGTGTCCCCCAACCACAGCCCTGAGTCGGTTCCTAGCTCGTGACAAAGCTCATCTCCTTTGCTTCTCCTGCAGACGGGCGCAGAGCTTGCTACCGGGCCGGGtagcaggctgggcgcggtgccCACGGTGCCGGACAGCAGCGGCTCTCCTGAGGCTTCCCCGCAGAGCGGAGACTCGCCAGCAGCAGGTTGGCCCTGGGCTTTGTGCCTTTGGGGTCACCCAGGTTCCCCTCCGTGTGGCGGGGTGCTGCTGACGAGGCCGTGGACCTGTCTGGGCTCTACGGAAAGAGGACCTGGAGGGGCAGGCAGCTGGTCCACCCTCGGAGCGCGCAGCGGGCGGCGCAAGACACTCTTCCTGTGCCGGGGAAGCCGGCTGCCAGTGGTCAAGGCCACCCCACTGTCCTGCCCTGGAAGTGACAGGGGTCTGGTGCGGGCCAGCCTGGGACCCTGCACGGGGCACTCTCATCACACCGACATCCTGGCTTTGCCGCCTCTGCCAAACGCGTTCCCAGACGGTGGGGAGGCTCCTCGGGCAGAGAGGAATCCGGTGCCACATGGAGTGTCAGGACGAGGGTGCAGGGCGCGAGGGCCGGCCGAGCCAGGTGCATCCTGTCGTCACTCGGAACAGCCAGGTTTCACTCAGCTAAGAACAAGCCAGCCCGCAGCTCATCACGCAGGACAcggcaggcaggaaggagcccGCTTAGCGCCAGGGGCCGCCGAGGGCCCACCCTGCACCGCTCCCCTAGCAGGGTTTGTGCTTGACTTCCTCGTCACATCCAGCAAGACAACCACTCCAAGTCTGTCACTGTTTTGTTTACACATCGTATCAGGGAATGTTAATAAATCTAAGCATATACTACGCTTTAGTAATAAATCTTGGGAAAATAAAACTTCCTATTGGAGGAAAACTTATTTTGGTATCAAAACCACACAACTCCAGGTTGATTTTTCTGTGCTTTAATGTTCTGCAAATGAAAGCGTATTTGTCTCCACCAGCTCTGGGGCGCCTTCTCGCCAGCCCAAGGCGGCAccttcccctccacccacccatctgccCTGTCCGCTGTCACTAGGTAATACAAAAATAACCGCTACAAATTCTCTGTATCTGGCATATAAAAACTGAGCAAAAAGTATCTCAGTAGTCATTACCTTAAAACAAAACATCTCAGGAAAATACGACACAGGTTAAACTTCTCCagtatttttctcatataaaacaCTAGTAAAATaggtttcttaaaaattaaatagcgAGATACCAACCAAATTATATACATCCTTACAGTACGAGTGAATGAGGCAAAGTATCTGGTTCTGAGTTTCCCGGGTGGGGAGAGAGGCTGTGGCGCGTGCGGTGGCGGGAAGGCCACGCCCTCCTGATGCCGAGTCAGTGCAGACAGGCTCACAGAGGGACAGACAGACGGAAAGGACAATCACGCAGGGAAGACGAGCGTTTCCTTGTGAGGACAGAGTGAGGTCAGTGTTTGTATTGCTTGCTAATCCGGTGGCTTCTCCTGGCTCCACCCCGCTCCTCGCGGCCTGGATCCCGAATGCCGCTGCACACGTGGAGCGGATCTGAGGCCACGGGTGCTCCAGAGGAGACGGGGCGCAGACTCAGGCCCTCAACCGCTGGCCTGGGGAGCCTGGTCTTCTGGGTCCACCAGGCCCCCGCCGGTCTGACCGGAGCCTGGCCCGAGGCCCCTGCTGGGTGGCCACTCCAGGGAAGCCGGTGGCAGTGGGGCGCGCAGCGTCAGGACAGGTCGCTGTGCGCTGGGGgcggccccaggccctgcctgcatAGGCGTCTATGTTCGGCGCCGCTTGGCGGCACTGGGGCTGGAGGGGTTGCTGTTTGCAGTCAGGACTTTGTCCGTGACCCGGCTGCGCTTCCGCTTGTCTGCCCCTTCTTTGCACCCCGAGTCTGAGGagttcttctctttgtctttgctaGATTTTTCTGCTGCTTTCCCCAAGCTCCCTGAAGAtaaaaaaactgagaaacaaaataatttggcTGGAAACAGAATATCCAGAAATGAATTTTGTCGTcttattcagttaaaaaaaatctgtccgTTCCCACGTAACGCTCTGAATCCAATCCAGAAAGCGTCCTTGTGAGCGGGCGTCCTGCACCCAGGGGCCTCGGGAGGGGCCTGTGCTCCAGAGGGCCCAGGACCTGCCCTGTGGAGCTGTCCCTCGGCTCCACTTTCTCTTGCTAGACAGGGACGCGGCCAGCGTCTACCCTGCACTGAGATGACCCGCACCACGTCTGACCTCAACTGGAccccactgcacccggccagggTGGCCGTGGGTGCCACACCCCGCAGGGCACCAGGGAGGGCGGTGCCACACTCACCATCATCAGCCCCGCTGTGGGGGTCCACGTCTTCCTtcatctcctctttcatttcttcctcaatAATCACTTTTCCTGTGGAGAAGCTGACGATCACCGAAAGCCCACGGCGGTGGCCGACACCTGGGGACACCAGCTGCCCGCGGGCCTCACCTTCTGCCCAGCAGCTGCTCTTGAACGACGTCCTTTCCAATCCCGGAGGCTCCCGACACCGcgtgggtggaggtggggtctGTGTTGGACCCTCACACCTCCCGGAGGCCATGACCTTCACCCTGACCTCCCCACCCTTTGCCCAGGTGCAGCCTTTTCTAATTCCCAACCCTGACCTTTCTAGGGCCTGGGCCTCACCTTCTCGGACCTCTTGGATGATCTCTTCTGGAAGGACGAAGTTCCTCTCTGGGTTTGGGAAAGGGAGAATCTCGGACTCATGCTGCCGTTGAGtagagggttttgtttttttaagaaacaaagaagaaaatgaggtttCAGCAAGTCAGTGAAGCTGTGTGAGAGCCCTTTTAGGAGGAGCCGATGTGGGCTCAGAGCTGCACTCGGGGCTGGGGCATGAGGTGAAGACCGTCCCTCCTGCGGGCAAGACTGACCACAGGCGGAGACCCACAGAGGGCACCTCCAGTTGAAGCAGCCGCAGGAgtcaggagaggagaaagagccGGGGCCGCTACTCTGGTCGAAAGCCTAGGGGTCCCCTGCAGCTCCCTGAGTATCACTCAGGCCACCAGGCTCCtctgagccaggccctgtgccccAGAAGAACGTCTCAGGCCTCAGAGTGATGTCTTCTCGAAAGACAGGCACAGTGCTCACTGATTGCTCTGCATCCCGAGTGGGGAGTGTCTGGGGACCAGGGCCCTCCACCTGGTAGGGCCCACAACATGATGAGGCAAGCTGCTGGCCCCAGGGAGTTCGGAGGG harbors:
- the MRGBP gene encoding MRG/MORF4L-binding protein is translated as MGEAEVGGGGAAGDKGPGEAATSPAEETVVWSPEVEVCLFHAMLGHKPVGVNRHFHMICIRDKFSQNIGRQVPSKVIWDHLSTMYDMQALHESEILPFPNPERNFVLPEEIIQEVREGKVIIEEEMKEEMKEDVDPHSGADDVFLSSGSLGKAAEKSSKDKEKNSSDSGCKEGADKRKRSRVTDKVLTANSNPSSPSAAKRRRT